Proteins found in one Paucidesulfovibrio longus DSM 6739 genomic segment:
- the selA gene encoding L-seryl-tRNA(Sec) selenium transferase, whose translation MSELYRSLPAVDRVLAELAEHPELAGVPRSLLKDLVNAFLELRRADIRAGRIAAPEDLAMERLLPDLTAFVRAGAGPHFRRVLNATGVVVHTNLGRSLLADEAVRAVEDACRNYSNLEFDLATGKRGSRYSHVEELLRRLTGAESALVVNNNAAAVLLTLSTLTAGKEVVISRGQLVEIGGSFRIPDVMARSGAVLREVGATNRTHLADYERALNENTGALMRVHTSNFRVVGFTKEVALTELRGLADKHGLPLIEDLGSGALIRLPGLEGEPLVQEVVREGADVVTFSGDKVLGGPQAGIIVGRAEYLDRIKKNPMNRALRIDKMTLAALEATLRLCLDPERALETVPTLRMIASPFETLKSQAGRLARLLRAELRGLAEVATRRDMSRVGGGAFPEKDLPTVLAEVRPLHLSVESLREALLRTDPPLVGRVENDAFCLDPRTLRPDEHPLVARALRAALQQ comes from the coding sequence TTGTCTGAATTATATCGCAGCCTGCCCGCAGTGGACCGCGTCCTGGCGGAACTGGCCGAGCATCCCGAACTGGCGGGCGTTCCTCGTTCCCTGCTGAAGGATCTCGTGAACGCTTTCTTGGAACTGCGCCGTGCGGACATACGCGCAGGCCGCATAGCCGCGCCCGAAGACCTCGCCATGGAGCGGCTGCTGCCCGATCTGACCGCGTTCGTCCGCGCCGGCGCCGGGCCGCATTTCCGGCGCGTGCTCAACGCCACGGGCGTGGTGGTGCATACCAACCTGGGGCGCTCCCTGCTGGCGGATGAAGCCGTGCGCGCCGTGGAGGATGCCTGCCGCAACTATTCGAACCTGGAGTTCGACCTTGCCACTGGCAAGCGCGGCAGCCGCTACAGCCACGTCGAAGAGCTTCTGCGCCGTCTGACCGGGGCCGAATCGGCACTGGTGGTCAACAACAACGCCGCGGCCGTGCTTTTGACGCTCTCAACCTTGACCGCAGGGAAGGAAGTCGTCATTTCCCGCGGGCAGCTTGTGGAGATCGGCGGTTCGTTCCGCATCCCGGACGTGATGGCCCGAAGCGGGGCTGTTCTGCGCGAGGTGGGAGCCACCAACCGCACCCATCTCGCCGACTACGAGCGGGCCTTGAACGAGAACACGGGCGCGTTGATGCGCGTGCACACCTCCAATTTCCGGGTGGTGGGATTCACCAAGGAGGTCGCCCTGACCGAGCTGCGCGGCCTTGCCGACAAGCACGGGCTGCCGCTTATCGAGGATCTGGGCAGCGGAGCGCTGATCCGCCTTCCCGGCCTGGAGGGCGAACCCCTGGTCCAGGAAGTGGTCCGCGAAGGAGCGGACGTCGTGACCTTCTCCGGCGACAAGGTTCTGGGCGGACCGCAGGCGGGCATCATCGTGGGCCGCGCCGAATATCTGGACAGGATCAAGAAGAATCCCATGAACCGGGCTCTGCGCATCGACAAGATGACCCTGGCCGCCCTGGAGGCGACCTTGCGGCTTTGTCTCGATCCGGAGCGTGCCTTGGAAACCGTGCCGACCCTGCGCATGATCGCGTCGCCCTTCGAAACGCTGAAGTCCCAGGCCGGGCGGCTGGCCCGGCTTCTGCGCGCCGAGCTGCGGGGCCTGGCCGAAGTCGCCACCCGCAGGGACATGTCCCGCGTGGGCGGCGGGGCCTTTCCGGAAAAGGATCTGCCCACCGTGCTGGCGGAGGTCCGTCCCCTGCATCTTTCCGTCGAATCCCTGCGCGAGGCGCTGCTGCGCACGGACCCGCCCCTGGTGGGCCGAGTGGAGAACGACGCTTTCTGCCTCGATCCGCGCACCCTGCGCCCGGACGAGCATCCCCTGGTTGCCCGCGCCCTGCGCGCGGCGCTTCAGCAGTAA
- a CDS encoding PD-(D/E)XK nuclease family protein, which translates to MSELMTTTYSMWRLFRNCRMACKWRYIDELVPLERDPNLAFGSVIHDCLECWHGERNLSKVLDHIDRTYPNRAQDDHQQADWHLARAMMSAYAEHYPAEEFEVVALEKTFEGPIVNPATGATSRSFILAGKVDGIVRQDGQYFLLEHKTASQIDASYLERLWTDFQIILYAWYLEQTLGITVSGIIYNVLVKAKLRQGKGETEAEFEARRAELIAKSKTGKSSAKRKLPEDDETFQQRLQEKYLEPGMFHREVLYISRDQFEELRAELWELSKAMLDARRRDIFYRNTSYCFQYGRPCAYFQLCRSGGNPNVIENHFQRIAPHEELRDGAGEDAAPVF; encoded by the coding sequence ATGAGCGAGCTGATGACCACCACCTATTCCATGTGGCGGCTGTTCCGCAACTGCCGCATGGCCTGCAAGTGGCGCTACATCGACGAGCTGGTGCCGCTCGAGCGCGACCCCAATCTGGCCTTCGGCTCGGTCATCCACGACTGCCTGGAGTGCTGGCACGGCGAGCGGAATCTGTCCAAGGTCCTCGACCATATCGACCGGACCTATCCGAACCGGGCGCAGGACGACCATCAACAGGCCGACTGGCATCTCGCCCGGGCCATGATGAGCGCCTATGCGGAACACTACCCGGCCGAAGAGTTCGAGGTCGTCGCGCTCGAGAAAACCTTCGAAGGTCCCATCGTCAACCCGGCGACCGGGGCGACCTCGCGCAGTTTCATTCTCGCCGGGAAGGTGGACGGCATCGTCCGTCAGGATGGCCAGTATTTCCTACTGGAACACAAAACCGCCTCGCAGATCGACGCCAGCTACCTGGAGCGGCTGTGGACCGATTTCCAGATCATCCTCTACGCCTGGTACCTGGAGCAGACCCTCGGCATCACGGTCAGCGGCATCATCTACAACGTCCTGGTCAAGGCCAAGTTGCGTCAGGGCAAGGGTGAGACCGAAGCCGAATTCGAGGCCCGGCGGGCGGAGCTGATCGCCAAGTCGAAAACCGGCAAGAGCAGCGCCAAGCGCAAGCTGCCGGAGGACGACGAAACCTTCCAGCAACGGCTCCAGGAGAAGTACCTCGAGCCGGGCATGTTTCATCGCGAGGTGCTCTACATCTCCCGCGACCAGTTCGAGGAACTGCGGGCGGAGCTGTGGGAACTCTCCAAGGCCATGCTCGACGCCCGTCGGCGCGACATCTTCTACCGCAACACCAGCTACTGCTTCCAGTACGGAAGGCCCTGCGCCTACTTCCAGCTCTGCCGCTCGGGCGGCAACCCCAACGTCATCGAAAACCATTTCCAACGGATCGCCCCGCACGAAGAGCTGCGGGACGGAGCCGGTGAAGACGCCGCTCCGGTGTTCTGA
- a CDS encoding sigma-70 family RNA polymerase sigma factor, whose protein sequence is MVSQNSYDGIDKYAANLIRHKARQLVGKAGFTEDDRHDLEQELMIDLLQRMRHFNPAKAKKTTFMARIVERHISTILEARFAQCRDWRLCQTSLNEPLDNGEGDTTERIDFLDSEGSLGSGTRETRERLAHEIRMDLDLAIASLPEELRNLCVRLHDSTMAEIAREMGIPRTTLYDRLSKLRDAFREAGLEDYL, encoded by the coding sequence ATGGTTTCACAGAATTCTTACGACGGCATCGACAAGTATGCCGCCAACCTCATTCGGCACAAAGCACGTCAACTCGTAGGCAAGGCCGGATTCACCGAGGACGACAGACACGACCTCGAACAGGAACTGATGATCGATCTGCTGCAGCGGATGCGGCATTTCAATCCCGCCAAGGCCAAGAAGACCACCTTCATGGCCCGGATCGTCGAACGTCACATCTCCACCATTTTGGAGGCCCGGTTCGCCCAATGCCGGGACTGGCGGCTCTGCCAAACCTCACTCAACGAACCCCTCGACAACGGCGAAGGCGACACCACCGAGCGGATCGACTTCCTGGACAGCGAAGGCTCTCTGGGAAGCGGCACCCGCGAGACAAGGGAGCGTCTCGCCCATGAGATCCGCATGGATCTCGACCTGGCCATCGCCTCGTTGCCGGAAGAGCTCCGGAATCTGTGCGTGCGCCTGCACGACAGCACCATGGCCGAAATCGCCCGGGAGATGGGCATCCCCAGAACCACCCTCTACGACCGGCTGAGCAAGCTGCGGGACGCGTTCCGCGAGGCCGGGCTTGAGGACTACCTGTGA
- a CDS encoding DUF2924 domain-containing protein, translating into MNELQNAATGGKNQDRTRNSVLRQMALLQSMSLEQLREKWLDLYGEEPPQYKKQFLIKRLAYRIQELFYGGLSEQAKVHLQQAAKEDPVATVNRRIPEERKSNEAILPGTRLVRVWNDRRYEVIVLADGYEFEGRTFRSLSAVAREITGTRWNGKVFFGLKKVYGRKAEGGSDA; encoded by the coding sequence ATGAATGAGTTACAGAACGCCGCCACCGGCGGCAAGAATCAGGACCGAACCCGAAACTCAGTCCTTCGGCAGATGGCCCTGCTGCAATCCATGTCCCTGGAACAGCTCCGGGAAAAATGGCTCGACCTCTACGGAGAAGAGCCACCCCAGTACAAGAAACAATTCCTCATCAAGCGGCTGGCCTATCGCATCCAGGAGCTTTTCTACGGCGGGCTGTCCGAACAGGCCAAGGTCCATCTCCAGCAGGCCGCCAAGGAGGACCCGGTCGCCACTGTCAATCGACGCATCCCAGAAGAGCGGAAATCGAACGAAGCGATCCTGCCCGGGACCAGACTGGTGCGGGTCTGGAACGACCGGCGCTATGAGGTGATCGTCCTTGCCGATGGCTACGAGTTCGAAGGCCGCACCTTCCGGTCGCTCAGCGCGGTGGCCAGGGAGATCACCGGGACCAGGTGGAACGGCAAGGTCTTTTTCGGACTGAAGAAGGTTTACGGCAGAAAAGCCGAGGGAGGTTCGGATGCTTGA
- a CDS encoding PilZ domain-containing protein: protein MENVNVSIPLHPRLIYALSELADSQNISFSTLVRMVLEQHLRQEEDLEHKKQEAREGGDKEKRKYARKPMAVPAAIQFKVGGAVIPPDEIEMVNISLGGALLSLPKEHLLLKELVNSPDKFDLVLTLPEEEQPVQFTSKTSRVRKTRDKVQLGVSFDEYSYYDFIKLYNFLG, encoded by the coding sequence ATGGAAAACGTCAACGTCAGCATCCCGCTGCACCCCAGGTTGATCTACGCGCTCAGCGAGCTGGCCGATTCCCAGAACATCTCGTTCTCGACCCTGGTCCGAATGGTGCTGGAACAGCATCTGCGCCAGGAAGAAGACCTTGAGCACAAGAAACAGGAAGCGCGGGAAGGCGGCGACAAGGAAAAACGCAAATACGCCCGCAAGCCCATGGCGGTTCCCGCAGCCATCCAGTTCAAGGTCGGCGGCGCTGTCATTCCTCCCGACGAGATTGAAATGGTCAACATATCCCTGGGGGGGGCATTGCTCTCACTGCCCAAGGAACACCTGCTTCTCAAGGAACTCGTCAACAGTCCGGACAAATTCGATCTGGTGCTGACCCTTCCCGAGGAGGAGCAGCCCGTGCAGTTCACCAGCAAGACGAGCCGCGTACGAAAAACCCGCGACAAGGTACAGCTGGGCGTCTCCTTTGACGAATACAGCTATTACGACTTTATCAAGCTCTATAATTTTCTCGGATAG
- a CDS encoding recombinase family protein, with amino-acid sequence MLDNSNVAPGKNKTLRCAIYTRKSHEEGLEQEFNSLDAQRESAEHYIEAQRMRGWTALPDRYDDGGFSGGNMERPGLRRLLADIDAGKIDVIVVYKVDRLSRSLLDFMKMIDLFNEKGVSFVSVTQHFSTTDPTGRMFLGILITFAQYEREVIAERIRDKVAAAKRRGKYCGGVPILGYDVDRDNKKLLVNPDEARTVQYIFRRFIQIGSAKKLGQELNEQGYRTKAWTTKKGKVREGSEWNTGHIYRLLNNRVYIGEIAHKDRSYPGEHEGIIDRTTWDKVQAILEDNKPVKVSMARTKMVAPLKGVIRCGHCGCAMGPTYARKNGRHYTYYICQKDSKRTVSRCPLKRIPAGDIEQAVVEQLSAVFRTPTLVAKTYFAARDIEQVERERLFKQKAQLEMELSQARKQAIELMKPGSDQSGKTEMLTTVNRQAVELSKQLTHVSERCRAYQGSSITEQDVSEAFQNVEGFWEDLFPVERNRLIRLLVDKVEIRETGIDMELRTNGLTTLIAELAGLACEVTERRVSR; translated from the coding sequence ATGCTTGATAACAGCAATGTCGCGCCGGGCAAAAACAAGACCCTGCGCTGTGCCATCTACACCCGCAAGAGCCACGAGGAAGGTCTCGAACAGGAGTTCAACTCGTTGGATGCGCAACGGGAATCGGCGGAACACTATATCGAAGCCCAGAGGATGCGTGGCTGGACGGCTCTGCCGGATCGCTACGACGATGGTGGATTCTCGGGTGGAAACATGGAGCGCCCGGGGCTGCGTCGCCTGCTGGCGGACATCGATGCCGGGAAGATTGACGTGATCGTGGTCTACAAGGTCGACCGGCTGTCCCGCTCGCTGCTGGACTTCATGAAGATGATCGACCTCTTCAACGAGAAGGGTGTCAGCTTCGTCTCGGTCACCCAGCACTTCAGCACCACCGACCCCACCGGCCGAATGTTTCTCGGCATCCTGATCACCTTCGCCCAGTACGAGCGGGAGGTCATCGCCGAGCGCATCCGGGACAAGGTGGCGGCCGCCAAGCGCCGGGGGAAATACTGCGGCGGCGTACCCATTCTTGGATACGACGTCGACCGAGACAACAAGAAGCTGCTGGTCAACCCGGATGAAGCCAGGACGGTGCAGTACATCTTCCGCCGATTCATCCAGATCGGCTCGGCCAAGAAGCTGGGCCAGGAATTGAACGAACAGGGATACCGCACAAAAGCCTGGACCACCAAGAAAGGCAAGGTTCGCGAGGGCTCAGAATGGAATACAGGCCACATCTACCGGCTGCTGAACAACCGGGTCTATATCGGCGAGATTGCCCACAAGGATCGCAGCTACCCCGGTGAGCACGAAGGAATCATCGACCGGACGACCTGGGACAAGGTGCAGGCCATCCTGGAGGACAACAAACCGGTCAAGGTTTCCATGGCAAGAACCAAAATGGTCGCCCCGCTGAAAGGCGTCATCCGCTGCGGCCACTGCGGATGCGCGATGGGACCGACCTACGCCCGCAAGAACGGCCGCCACTACACCTATTACATCTGCCAGAAGGACAGCAAGCGGACCGTGAGCCGGTGCCCCCTCAAACGGATTCCCGCCGGGGACATCGAGCAGGCCGTGGTCGAGCAGTTGAGCGCGGTGTTCCGCACGCCGACGCTGGTGGCCAAAACCTACTTCGCGGCCCGGGACATCGAGCAGGTGGAGCGGGAGCGGCTGTTCAAGCAGAAAGCCCAACTCGAAATGGAGCTGTCGCAGGCGCGGAAGCAAGCCATCGAACTGATGAAACCCGGCAGCGATCAGTCGGGCAAGACCGAAATGCTGACGACGGTCAATCGCCAGGCGGTCGAGCTCTCGAAACAACTGACCCATGTGAGCGAGCGATGCAGAGCCTACCAGGGGAGCAGCATCACGGAACAGGATGTGTCGGAGGCCTTCCAGAATGTCGAGGGCTTCTGGGAAGACCTTTTCCCGGTGGAGCGAAACCGGCTCATCCGCCTCCTGGTGGATAAGGTCGAGATCCGCGAGACCGGAATCGATATGGAGCTGCGCACCAACGGGCTGACAACACTCATCGCCGAGCTGGCTGGTCTGGCATGCGAAGTCACCGAACGGAGGGTAAGCCGATGA
- a CDS encoding ATP-binding protein encodes MLPKTKSKPKHTLSDLTALVYGPSKIGKSTWCSKADDALFLATEPGLNALEVFQTPITCWDDLLQACAEIAEGKHEFKTIVVDTVDNAYKMCSDYVCKKFKIEHESDLGYGKGYALINNEFQRVINKLAFLPYGLILISHSQERDIETRTGKHTRIVPTLPEKARKLVTGLVDLILFCDLDMKTGEDGKPVWQRVMRTKPSPNYDAGDRTGRLPEVIPLDFSSFMKAFNNTAAGAAASAARPKPEPTASAAAKPQQ; translated from the coding sequence ATGCTTCCCAAGACCAAAAGCAAACCCAAACACACGCTCTCGGATCTCACCGCCCTGGTGTACGGCCCGAGCAAGATCGGCAAGAGCACCTGGTGCTCGAAGGCCGATGACGCACTGTTCCTGGCGACCGAGCCGGGCCTGAACGCCCTGGAGGTGTTCCAGACCCCGATCACCTGCTGGGACGACCTCTTGCAGGCCTGCGCCGAGATCGCCGAGGGCAAGCACGAGTTCAAGACCATCGTCGTCGACACGGTGGATAACGCCTACAAGATGTGCTCGGACTACGTCTGCAAGAAATTCAAGATCGAGCACGAATCCGACCTGGGCTACGGCAAGGGCTACGCGCTGATCAACAACGAGTTCCAGCGCGTCATCAACAAGCTCGCCTTCCTGCCCTACGGGCTAATCCTGATTTCCCACTCCCAGGAGCGGGACATCGAGACCCGGACCGGCAAACACACCCGCATCGTGCCGACGCTGCCGGAAAAGGCGCGGAAGCTGGTCACCGGTCTGGTGGACCTGATCCTGTTCTGCGACCTGGACATGAAAACCGGCGAGGACGGCAAGCCTGTATGGCAGCGCGTGATGCGCACCAAGCCCAGTCCCAACTACGACGCCGGTGACCGCACCGGTCGCCTCCCCGAAGTCATCCCCCTCGATTTTTCGAGCTTCATGAAAGCCTTCAACAACACGGCAGCCGGAGCTGCGGCGAGTGCCGCCCGGCCGAAGCCGGAGCCGACCGCGAGTGCGGCGGCGAAACCCCAACAGTAA
- a CDS encoding bifunctional folylpolyglutamate synthase/dihydrofolate synthase: MRFTSIDDIFQYLDGLGLFHMDLTLDRVARFAEAFGAPDFLVAHVAGTNGKGSTAAFLERLAREHGVRTGLYTSPHFLNLRERVLVDGAWLPERQWIDAANEVDKLAGDAGLTYFEFLTCLAMSAFRRAGVKLAVMEAGLGGRYDAVRAFGSDVALLTPIGLDHVQVLGPTLEYISRDKAHVIRKDGKAFSALQDDRVADVLAERAEQVGAKLVFTRPACLEVGMRGQHQRDNAGLALAAWDELAPGLGVVQDADARSRALQRAFVPGRFQVVEQYGVAWILDGAHNEPALEVLAETLQSERLEPAALVVACMRDKDIDRMAPLLRGLTSGPVHCPTLPQYERMLPGEELAACLGGAAAAAPDCRAALERASKAGSPVLICGSLYLLAEFYRFYPRHLQREAN; encoded by the coding sequence ATGCGTTTCACTTCCATTGACGATATTTTCCAATATCTAGACGGGTTGGGACTGTTTCACATGGACCTGACCCTGGATCGTGTCGCGCGCTTCGCCGAAGCGTTCGGCGCGCCCGATTTTCTGGTGGCCCATGTGGCCGGAACCAACGGCAAGGGATCCACAGCGGCATTCCTGGAGCGTCTCGCACGGGAGCACGGCGTTCGAACCGGGCTCTACACCTCTCCGCATTTCCTGAATTTGCGCGAGCGCGTGCTCGTGGACGGAGCCTGGCTTCCCGAACGGCAATGGATCGATGCGGCCAATGAGGTGGACAAGCTGGCCGGAGATGCCGGATTGACCTATTTCGAGTTTCTGACGTGTCTGGCCATGAGCGCCTTCCGGCGCGCCGGGGTGAAGCTCGCGGTCATGGAGGCGGGACTGGGCGGCCGCTACGACGCAGTGCGCGCGTTCGGCTCGGACGTGGCCTTGCTCACGCCCATCGGACTGGACCACGTCCAGGTTCTCGGACCGACGCTCGAATACATCAGCAGGGACAAGGCTCACGTTATTCGCAAGGACGGCAAGGCCTTCAGCGCCTTGCAGGATGACCGGGTCGCCGACGTGCTCGCGGAGCGGGCCGAGCAGGTTGGGGCGAAGCTGGTCTTCACGCGGCCCGCTTGCCTGGAAGTGGGCATGCGCGGACAGCACCAGCGCGACAACGCCGGGTTGGCCCTGGCGGCCTGGGACGAGCTTGCGCCCGGTCTGGGTGTCGTGCAGGATGCCGACGCTCGGAGCCGCGCCTTGCAGCGGGCTTTTGTCCCGGGACGTTTCCAGGTCGTGGAACAGTACGGAGTCGCCTGGATTCTGGACGGCGCGCATAATGAACCCGCGCTGGAAGTGCTCGCCGAAACCCTCCAGTCCGAGCGCCTGGAACCCGCCGCCCTGGTCGTCGCCTGCATGCGCGACAAGGACATCGACCGCATGGCCCCGCTTCTGCGCGGGCTCACGTCGGGACCGGTGCATTGTCCCACCCTGCCGCAATACGAACGCATGCTGCCGGGCGAGGAGCTGGCCGCCTGCCTTGGCGGAGCCGCCGCTGCCGCGCCGGACTGCCGGGCCGCGTTGGAACGTGCCTCCAAGGCGGGCAGCCCCGTCTTGATTTGCGGTTCCTTGTATTTGCTGGCCGAGTTCTATAGATTCTACCCCCGTCATCTTCAACGCGAGGCGAACTGA
- the lexA gene encoding transcriptional repressor LexA, which yields MGKAKTDEITPLQRKTLEAICRFVNAKGFPPTVKELSEIFEISPASAHDRINQLVRKGYLKREDGKSRGIAVARRPREMAAALVAVPIVGVVPAGSPILAEENITGQVLVESAVVRSGKHFALRAVGDSMVGAGINDGDLIIVRQQPIAEDGDIVVALLNNEATVKRLKIKDELIELVPENPEVRKIRIRPEDDLRVLGKVVGWKRN from the coding sequence ATGGGCAAAGCGAAGACGGATGAGATAACGCCGTTGCAGCGGAAAACGCTCGAAGCGATATGTCGTTTTGTCAATGCCAAGGGCTTCCCTCCAACGGTGAAGGAACTGAGCGAGATCTTTGAAATCAGCCCGGCGAGTGCCCACGACCGGATCAACCAACTGGTGCGCAAGGGATACCTGAAGAGAGAGGACGGGAAGTCTCGCGGCATTGCCGTCGCCCGCCGTCCCAGAGAGATGGCCGCCGCCCTGGTAGCTGTACCGATTGTGGGCGTGGTGCCCGCTGGCAGCCCCATCCTGGCCGAAGAGAACATCACCGGCCAGGTGCTGGTCGAGTCAGCCGTGGTTCGTTCCGGAAAGCACTTCGCACTCCGTGCGGTGGGTGACAGCATGGTCGGTGCCGGTATCAACGATGGTGATTTGATCATCGTGCGGCAGCAGCCCATCGCCGAGGACGGAGACATCGTTGTCGCGCTTCTCAACAACGAGGCAACCGTCAAGCGGCTGAAAATCAAAGACGAGCTCATCGAATTGGTGCCCGAGAACCCGGAGGTACGAAAGATCCGGATCAGGCCGGAGGATGACCTTCGAGTTTTAGGCAAGGTCGTTGGATGGAAACGGAATTGA